The Fervidibacillus albus genome contains a region encoding:
- the dapB gene encoding 4-hydroxy-tetrahydrodipicolinate reductase — translation MDKVVKIVLAGPRGKMGREAIQMIEKTDQFQLVAVIDRINNGRKLSDLIPEVKTDCQVYTDANECYKETEPDCLLELSVAEAAYEHAIAAIRYGVRPVIGATGLSHGQLTDLEREANSRNIGCIVAPNFAIGAILMMKFAQLAAKHFSDVEIIELHHDEKRDAPSGTALKTAEMIQTVRQERRQGHPEEKEKLHGVRGGDYSGMKIHSVRLPGLVAHQQVMFGSVGETFTIRHDSYNRTSFMAGVKKSLETVIHIDTFVYGLENILE, via the coding sequence ATGGATAAAGTCGTGAAAATTGTTTTAGCAGGTCCTAGAGGAAAAATGGGCAGGGAAGCGATTCAAATGATTGAAAAAACAGATCAATTCCAATTGGTAGCGGTTATTGATCGGATTAACAATGGAAGAAAATTGTCGGATTTAATCCCGGAAGTAAAAACGGATTGTCAAGTTTATACCGATGCGAACGAATGTTATAAAGAGACCGAACCGGATTGTCTATTGGAACTGTCGGTGGCAGAAGCGGCATATGAACATGCAATTGCAGCGATTCGATACGGAGTTCGTCCCGTGATCGGTGCGACCGGATTATCCCACGGGCAGTTGACGGATTTGGAAAGGGAGGCGAATAGTCGGAATATCGGTTGCATCGTTGCCCCGAATTTCGCCATCGGTGCCATTTTAATGATGAAGTTTGCCCAGCTTGCTGCAAAACATTTTTCGGATGTGGAAATTATCGAACTCCACCATGATGAAAAACGGGATGCACCGAGTGGAACGGCACTGAAAACGGCGGAAATGATTCAAACGGTAAGACAAGAAAGGCGGCAAGGACATCCCGAGGAAAAGGAAAAATTACATGGCGTACGGGGAGGCGATTATTCAGGAATGAAAATACATAGCGTTCGCCTTCCTGGACTCGTTGCCCATCAACAAGTAATGTTCGGTTCCGTTGGGGAGACGTTTACGATCCGGCACGATTCATACAATCGGACATCTTTTATGGCCGGTGTAAAAAAATCTTTGGAAACGGTAATTCATATAGATACTTTTGTCTACGGATTGGAAAATATTTTGGAATAA
- the panD gene encoding aspartate 1-decarboxylase has protein sequence MYRTLMKAKLHRATVTEANLNYVGSITIDEDLLDAVGMVTNEKVQIVNINNGERFETYIIPGARKSGTVCLNGAAARLVQPGDVVIIISYCLIHEEKIVHHHPKVAFLNERNEIVEMVDEHTKWAQNNGYK, from the coding sequence ATGTACAGGACGTTAATGAAAGCAAAATTACACCGGGCGACGGTGACGGAGGCGAATTTGAACTACGTCGGCAGCATAACGATCGACGAAGATTTATTAGATGCTGTCGGGATGGTTACGAACGAGAAGGTGCAAATTGTCAATATTAATAATGGTGAACGATTTGAAACGTATATCATTCCTGGTGCGAGAAAAAGCGGAACGGTTTGTTTAAATGGAGCGGCAGCGAGGCTCGTTCAACCGGGCGATGTCGTCATTATCATCTCCTATTGTCTTATCCATGAAGAGAAAATCGTTCATCATCATCCGAAGGTTGCCTTTTTAAATGAAAGGAACGAAATCGTTGAAATGGTCGATGAACATACGAAATGGGCGCAAAACAACGGGTATAAGTAG
- a CDS encoding CCA tRNA nucleotidyltransferase: MIEPFQKAIPLLNRIERAGFEAYFVGGSVRDYLLNKPIEDVDIATSAEPEEIKSIFSKTVDVGIEHGTVLVLFEGESYEVTTFRSEGKYEDFRRPKQVTFIRSLREDLQRRDFTMNAIAMTKEGKLIDPFFGQADLDHQIIRTVGNPEERFREDALRMMRAIRFVSQLAFRLEKHTERAIQKNGHLLEHIAVERKLAEFKKLLNGKNRAEALNLLVRLQLYRFLPGLNNFAQQIEQVAQYVNHTDLRGEDIWILLGITSKLDNLNPLLKEWKLSNKEIKMIRTVYEAYEERRRRKEWTKELIFRFGPEFCIRAEQIYCAAHGEKNSESAEKLHQIYASLPIKNRSELAVTGNDLMGWHSRSGGPWIKETLEKIERAVINGEVENDKASIKGWLDS, translated from the coding sequence ATGATCGAACCATTTCAAAAAGCAATACCGTTATTAAATCGAATTGAACGAGCCGGATTCGAAGCGTATTTTGTCGGCGGTTCCGTTCGGGATTATTTATTGAACAAACCGATTGAAGATGTGGATATTGCAACGAGTGCCGAACCGGAAGAAATCAAATCGATTTTTTCAAAAACCGTCGATGTCGGCATTGAACATGGAACTGTGCTCGTTTTATTCGAAGGTGAAAGTTATGAAGTGACAACTTTTCGATCGGAAGGAAAGTATGAAGATTTTCGCCGTCCGAAACAAGTGACGTTCATCCGCTCGTTAAGGGAAGATTTACAAAGAAGGGATTTTACGATGAACGCCATCGCTATGACGAAGGAAGGGAAATTAATCGATCCGTTTTTCGGTCAGGCGGATTTGGATCATCAAATCATTCGAACCGTTGGAAATCCGGAGGAACGATTTCGGGAAGATGCTCTACGGATGATGCGCGCCATTCGATTTGTAAGCCAACTAGCTTTCCGATTAGAAAAACATACGGAAAGGGCGATTCAAAAAAACGGTCATTTGTTGGAACATATTGCCGTAGAAAGAAAACTTGCGGAATTCAAAAAGTTGTTAAACGGAAAAAATCGTGCGGAAGCCCTTAACCTTCTCGTCCGGCTTCAGTTGTATCGCTTTTTGCCCGGGTTAAACAATTTTGCTCAACAAATTGAACAAGTCGCCCAATACGTAAATCATACCGATTTACGTGGAGAAGACATTTGGATTTTACTCGGCATTACTTCCAAGTTAGACAATCTCAATCCGTTGTTGAAGGAATGGAAATTATCTAACAAAGAAATAAAAATGATCCGAACCGTCTATGAAGCATATGAAGAGCGACGGCGGCGAAAAGAATGGACAAAAGAGTTGATTTTTCGATTTGGACCTGAATTTTGTATTCGTGCGGAACAAATTTATTGTGCAGCACATGGTGAAAAAAATAGTGAATCGGCGGAAAAATTGCATCAAATATATGCTTCCCTTCCGATTAAAAACCGTTCAGAGCTCGCTGTAACAGGTAATGATTTAATGGGTTGGCATTCGCGATCCGGTGGACCATGGATTAAGGAAACATTGGAGAAAATCGAACGGGCGGTAATCAATGGGGAAGTGGAAAATGATAAAGCATCCATTAAGGGGTGGTTGGATTCGTGA
- a CDS encoding biotin--[acetyl-CoA-carboxylase] ligase, with protein sequence MNGQVNDLFASLMKEDGYFLPMERPLIDQIRLTTKAGYRLERVGDSGLRCVKESLYERGRRFVNDLPTTLIGKHVYFFETVSSTQTIAKQFIPLKAKEGTLIIAEEQTAGRGRMARKWYSQKGGLWFSVIVKPNIPIKIAPQLTLLTAVAVVRAIKDVLPLQPKIKWPNDILINGKKVCGILTELQSANGSIEAIIIGVGMNVNQGKNNFPKDIRPIATSIFAESGNTIDLFSLLKAFCVHFEQLYEQYLQHGFKEIQTLWEQNCDTIGKEVVATTIRETIDGKVIGISEEGALLIKKENGKVSEIFSADLTNKST encoded by the coding sequence GTGAACGGGCAAGTGAACGACTTATTTGCTTCCCTGATGAAGGAGGACGGATATTTTTTACCTATGGAAAGACCGTTAATCGACCAAATTCGTTTAACGACGAAGGCAGGATATCGATTGGAACGAGTGGGCGATTCCGGTCTTCGATGCGTGAAGGAATCTTTGTATGAACGGGGCCGTCGCTTTGTAAACGACCTTCCAACGACATTGATCGGTAAACATGTCTACTTTTTTGAAACGGTATCATCCACTCAAACGATTGCTAAACAATTCATCCCATTGAAAGCGAAGGAAGGGACATTAATTATTGCGGAAGAACAAACAGCAGGAAGGGGAAGAATGGCAAGGAAATGGTATTCGCAAAAAGGGGGGCTTTGGTTTAGTGTCATCGTAAAACCGAATATTCCTATAAAGATTGCCCCACAATTAACGTTATTAACAGCAGTTGCAGTCGTTCGAGCAATTAAAGATGTTCTTCCCCTTCAACCGAAAATTAAATGGCCAAACGATATTCTCATTAATGGAAAAAAAGTATGTGGAATATTAACGGAATTGCAATCAGCTAACGGAAGCATTGAAGCGATCATCATCGGAGTCGGAATGAATGTCAATCAAGGAAAGAACAATTTTCCGAAAGACATTCGTCCAATTGCTACTAGTATTTTTGCGGAATCAGGGAACACAATCGATCTATTTTCCCTTTTAAAAGCATTTTGCGTTCATTTCGAACAATTATACGAACAATATCTTCAACACGGGTTTAAGGAAATTCAAACCCTTTGGGAACAAAATTGTGATACGATTGGAAAAGAAGTGGTAGCAACAACGATTCGAGAAACGATCGACGGAAAAGTAATCGGAATTTCCGAAGAAGGTGCTTTATTAATAAAAAAAGAAAATGGGAAAGTGTCGGAAATCTTTTCAGCTGATTTAACGAACAAGTCCACATAA
- the panB gene encoding 3-methyl-2-oxobutanoate hydroxymethyltransferase → MKTTKDFLQMKRSGEKITMITTYDYPSAKLSEKAGVDMILVGDSLGMVQLGYTSTVYVTMDDMVIHTKAVKRGAPNTFIVADMPFATYHGSNESALRQALRLYQEAGAHAVKVEGPDVMEKIQLFTETGIPVVAHLGLTPQQIGILGAYKVQGKEWTEAQKLIEDAKNCEKSGAFSLVLECVPRQLTKWIANELSIPVIGIGAGVDADGQVLVYHDLIGYGVDRLAKFVKPYGNVQGEIVKAIKTYVQDVKSVQFPEERHTYTMKEEVIDQLYGRDSM, encoded by the coding sequence ATGAAAACGACGAAAGATTTTCTTCAAATGAAACGAAGCGGGGAAAAGATTACGATGATTACCACATACGATTACCCTTCTGCCAAACTGAGTGAAAAGGCAGGTGTGGACATGATTTTAGTTGGCGATTCACTAGGAATGGTCCAACTCGGTTATACGTCAACGGTTTACGTAACGATGGACGACATGGTCATTCATACGAAGGCGGTAAAACGAGGAGCGCCGAATACGTTTATTGTTGCAGACATGCCCTTTGCCACATATCATGGATCCAATGAGTCCGCGTTAAGGCAGGCATTGCGCCTATACCAAGAAGCGGGTGCCCATGCGGTGAAAGTGGAAGGTCCCGATGTGATGGAAAAAATTCAGTTGTTTACCGAAACGGGTATTCCTGTCGTCGCCCATCTCGGTTTAACTCCGCAACAAATCGGAATCCTCGGTGCATACAAAGTTCAAGGAAAGGAATGGACGGAAGCTCAAAAATTGATCGAAGATGCGAAAAACTGCGAAAAAAGTGGTGCCTTTTCCCTCGTGTTGGAATGCGTGCCGAGGCAATTGACGAAATGGATTGCAAACGAATTGTCGATTCCGGTCATCGGTATCGGTGCGGGGGTTGATGCGGATGGTCAAGTGCTCGTATACCACGATTTAATCGGTTATGGTGTCGATCGTCTAGCAAAATTTGTGAAACCTTATGGGAACGTGCAAGGAGAAATCGTTAAAGCGATTAAAACATATGTTCAAGACGTAAAGTCCGTCCAATTTCCTGAAGAACGTCATACGTATACGATGAAAGAAGAGGTCATTGATCAACTATACGGGAGGGATTCAATGTGA
- the mgsA gene encoding methylglyoxal synthase, translated as MNIALIAHDRKKDDLVSFVTAYQPIFEKHTLFATGTTGLRIQEATGLSIHRFQSGPLGGDQEIGALIAKNEMDIILFFRDPLTAQPHEPDVSALIRLCDVYNVPLATNMGTAEVLIRGLEKGNIDWRTFLRGKRPNFKK; from the coding sequence ATGAATATCGCACTTATTGCCCATGATCGAAAAAAGGATGATCTCGTAAGCTTTGTGACTGCCTATCAACCGATTTTTGAAAAACATACGTTATTTGCCACAGGTACGACCGGGTTGAGAATTCAAGAGGCGACAGGACTTTCAATACATCGATTTCAATCTGGTCCGTTAGGGGGAGATCAGGAAATCGGTGCGTTAATTGCAAAAAACGAAATGGACATAATTTTATTTTTCCGCGATCCATTGACTGCCCAACCCCATGAACCGGATGTGTCCGCTTTAATTCGTTTATGCGATGTATACAATGTTCCCCTTGCGACGAACATGGGAACAGCAGAAGTACTCATCCGTGGATTAGAAAAGGGAAATATCGATTGGCGAACGTTTTTACGCGGAAAACGACCGAATTTTAAAAAGTAA
- a CDS encoding DUF5590 domain-containing protein — MKKRKKFILFLFFLIIIALFSGSIILYKTAFDGIKWNKELAIDLVLQETEMEAVDDVEWFHYNETYYVVYGTTKDGEDMIVWIPKSDSNNYVVKMADEGLSEQEVIERFQNGLNDFTTDDYPKEIVRVKLGIVDDFPAYEITYIDQKDRYSFIYIDFYKGEWYRVYHL; from the coding sequence TTGAAAAAAAGAAAAAAGTTTATTTTATTTTTATTTTTCCTTATCATCATCGCCCTTTTTTCCGGTTCGATTATCCTTTATAAAACGGCTTTTGATGGAATAAAATGGAATAAGGAATTGGCAATCGACTTAGTTTTACAGGAAACGGAAATGGAGGCGGTCGATGATGTAGAATGGTTCCATTACAATGAAACGTATTACGTCGTATATGGAACAACGAAGGACGGGGAAGATATGATCGTTTGGATTCCGAAAAGCGATTCGAACAATTACGTCGTTAAAATGGCGGATGAAGGATTATCGGAACAGGAAGTAATCGAACGTTTCCAAAACGGTTTAAACGATTTTACAACGGACGATTATCCAAAGGAAATTGTTCGTGTAAAACTCGGAATTGTCGACGATTTTCCCGCGTACGAAATTACATATATCGACCAGAAGGACCGTTATAGTTTTATTTACATCGATTTTTATAAAGGAGAATGGTACCGGGTTTATCATCTATAA
- the panC gene encoding pantoate--beta-alanine ligase has translation MKRIFSIENMQHISHRLKRSGKKIGFVPTMGYLHEGHIALMKKAKEENDIVVLSVFVNPLQFGPNEDFHSYPRDERRDQELAEINGMDYLFMPSIEEMYPESMTTTIKVKQRVDVLCGRKRKGHFDGVAVVIAKLFHIVQPDRAYFGLKDAQQVAVIHGLIRDYHFPVQLRTVETVREEDGLAKSSRNVHLTKSERQQAKYLYRSLLLGKDLIEKGERYPSVILQKIQSFLTERIDGKIDYIEMYSYPELKPLRTIDEDIIIALAVQFSKVRLIDNIILKGKEKRRFLSEEKICTGR, from the coding sequence GTGAAACGGATTTTCTCCATCGAAAACATGCAGCACATTAGTCATCGCTTAAAGAGAAGCGGAAAAAAAATCGGATTTGTACCGACGATGGGTTATTTACATGAAGGGCATATCGCGTTAATGAAAAAGGCGAAAGAGGAAAACGATATTGTCGTATTAAGCGTTTTTGTCAATCCGCTTCAATTTGGCCCGAATGAAGATTTTCACTCGTATCCACGGGATGAACGAAGGGATCAAGAATTGGCTGAGATAAATGGGATGGATTATTTGTTTATGCCGTCCATTGAGGAAATGTATCCAGAGTCGATGACGACGACGATAAAGGTGAAACAACGGGTTGACGTTTTATGCGGACGAAAACGGAAGGGACATTTCGATGGCGTGGCGGTCGTTATTGCAAAATTATTTCACATTGTTCAACCAGATCGGGCATATTTTGGTTTAAAGGATGCACAACAAGTGGCGGTGATCCATGGTTTGATTCGCGATTACCATTTTCCTGTTCAATTGCGTACGGTCGAAACGGTAAGGGAAGAGGACGGGCTCGCTAAAAGTTCCCGTAACGTTCATTTGACGAAATCAGAACGGCAGCAAGCGAAATATTTATATCGCTCCCTTTTATTAGGGAAAGATCTCATTGAAAAGGGCGAGCGGTATCCTTCGGTTATTTTACAAAAAATCCAATCCTTTTTAACGGAGCGGATTGATGGGAAAATCGATTATATTGAAATGTATTCCTACCCTGAATTAAAGCCATTACGAACGATTGATGAGGATATTATTATCGCCCTTGCCGTCCAATTTTCAAAGGTCAGATTGATCGATAATATTATTTTAAAAGGGAAGGAAAAACGTCGATTTCTTTCGGAGGAAAAAATATGTACAGGACGTTAA
- the bshA gene encoding N-acetyl-alpha-D-glucosaminyl L-malate synthase BshA, whose protein sequence is MKIGIVCYPTVGGSGIIATELGQMLAERGQKIHFISSDTPFRLKKIYHNMFFHQVSVNQYPVFHDPPYDIQLASKIAEVAQREKLDLIHAHYAIPHAFCAIVARQMAKVDYKIVTTLHGTDITVLGQDPTLVNAIRFGIEQSDCVTAVSNALVEETYSLIKPKNQIIPIYNFVDERVYHKKNYDHLKKEYGIENEKVIIHVSNFRAVKRVSDVIRTFANIRQSIPSKLLLVGDGPEMHTAIELTQQFHLERDVLFLGKQQKVEELYGISDLMLLLSEKESFGLVLLEAMACGVPCIGTKTGGIPEVIEDGVNGYLCDVGDIETVAKRAIKLLCDDELRTEFIHRGLAKVETVFSSKKIVQQYENIYIQTLQMDGNAYDRTISKSNTVIKSN, encoded by the coding sequence TTGAAAATCGGGATTGTTTGTTATCCAACAGTTGGAGGATCGGGGATTATTGCGACGGAATTAGGGCAAATGCTTGCAGAACGTGGGCAGAAAATTCATTTTATTTCGTCGGATACACCGTTTCGATTGAAAAAAATATATCATAACATGTTTTTCCATCAAGTATCCGTTAATCAATACCCCGTCTTCCATGATCCACCGTACGATATCCAATTGGCAAGTAAAATCGCGGAAGTGGCACAACGGGAAAAGTTAGACTTGATTCATGCCCATTACGCAATTCCCCACGCTTTTTGTGCCATCGTTGCTAGACAAATGGCGAAGGTCGATTACAAAATCGTTACGACGTTACACGGAACGGATATCACGGTGTTAGGTCAAGATCCGACGTTAGTAAACGCCATCCGATTCGGCATTGAACAGTCGGATTGTGTGACTGCTGTAAGCAATGCTTTAGTTGAAGAAACGTATTCTTTAATAAAACCGAAAAATCAAATTATTCCGATTTATAATTTTGTTGATGAGCGGGTATATCACAAAAAGAATTATGACCATTTGAAAAAGGAATACGGAATTGAAAACGAAAAGGTAATCATCCACGTGTCAAATTTTCGAGCCGTTAAACGCGTTTCGGATGTCATTCGAACTTTTGCTAACATCCGTCAATCAATCCCTTCCAAACTGCTCCTTGTAGGGGATGGTCCGGAGATGCATACGGCAATCGAATTAACGCAACAATTCCATTTGGAACGGGACGTCCTATTTTTAGGAAAACAGCAAAAGGTAGAAGAATTGTACGGAATTAGCGATCTTATGCTTCTATTATCCGAAAAGGAAAGCTTTGGCCTCGTCTTATTGGAAGCGATGGCCTGCGGAGTTCCGTGTATCGGCACGAAAACAGGTGGGATTCCTGAAGTGATCGAAGATGGTGTGAACGGTTATTTATGTGATGTGGGTGATATCGAAACCGTTGCCAAACGAGCAATTAAACTATTGTGCGATGACGAACTCCGTACTGAATTTATTCATCGGGGGTTGGCAAAAGTCGAAACCGTTTTTTCTTCAAAAAAAATCGTACAACAATATGAAAACATATATATACAAACTTTACAGATGGATGGGAATGCATATGATCGAACCATTTCAAAAAGCAATACCGTTATTAAATCGAATTGA
- a CDS encoding YpmA family protein, with protein MENKLEVLSSIKVEYTDQLYKLVDLLNRTLKKEGYTFGLALDKEDEQKAVFTIYRI; from the coding sequence ATGGAAAATAAACTTGAAGTATTATCTTCCATCAAAGTCGAATATACGGATCAATTGTATAAATTGGTCGATTTATTAAATCGGACATTAAAGAAGGAAGGGTATACGTTCGGACTCGCATTGGATAAGGAAGATGAACAAAAGGCCGTCTTTACCATTTACCGGATATAA